One genomic window of Entelurus aequoreus isolate RoL-2023_Sb linkage group LG07, RoL_Eaeq_v1.1, whole genome shotgun sequence includes the following:
- the cebpb gene encoding CCAAT/enhancer-binding protein beta, producing MEVAGFYDEGGFAIHARDSILNPVGGGGGGGSYWRLGDSMTELGIEERERAIDFSVYLDPAVHCPQLAGHTHPPQGDVLSDFLADNKLKRVANFRNYTLLNELEAAQRDGPREPRGPPYGLGYADLQETRVDSVLASELIRYRAAANPSDRDEDAKMDNGSTGFDMRSYLQYQSTSGSMGNISTASSTCSSPPGTPAPAGQGRSPSHGAKLSGKSKKRLDKDSEEYRLRRERNNLAVRKSRDKAKMRNLETQHKVLELAAENDRLQKRVEQLSRELATLRNLLSATGQC from the coding sequence ATGGAAGTGGCAGGTTTCTACGACGAGGGCGGCTTTGCTATTCACGCGAGAGACAGCATTCTCAACCCGGTCGGCGGCGGGGGTGGGGGCGGCTCGTACTGGAGGCTCGGGGACTCGATGACCGAGTTGGGCATCGAGGAGCGGGAGAGAGCGATCGACTTCAGCGTCTACCTGGACCCGGCCGTGCACTGCCCGCAGCTGGCGGGGCACACGCACCCTCCGCAGGGGGACGTCTTGTCCGACTTCCTGGCCGACAACAAGCTGAAGAGAGTGGCCAACTTTCGGAACTACACGCTGCTCAACGAGCTGGAGGCGGCTCAGCGAGACGGCCCGCGGGAGCCCCGGGGGCCGCCGTACGGGCTGGGCTACGCCGACCTGCAGGAGACGCGTGTGGACAGCGTGCTCGCGTCGGAGCTGATCCGCTACCGGGCCGCCGCCAACCCCTCCGACAGAGACGAGGACGCGAAGATGGACAACGGCTCGACGGGCTTCGACATGAGGTCCTACCTCCAGTACCAGTCCACCAGTGGGAGCATGGGCAACATATCTACGGCGTCTTCCACATGCTCCAGCCCGCCCGGAACACCGGCGCCGGCAGGTCAGGGCAGGTCCCCTTCGCACGGCGCCAAGCTCTCCGGGAAGTCGAAGAAGCGCCTGGACAAGGACAGTGAAGAGTACCGGCTGCGGAGGGAGAGGAACAACCTGGCGGTGAGGAAGAGTCGGGATAAAGCCAAAATGCGCAACTTGGAGACGCAACACAAAGTGCTGGAACTGGCGGCGGAGAACGATCGTTTACAGAAGCGAGTGGAGCAGCTGTCAAGAGAGCTGGCGACCCTGCGGAACCTGCTGTCGGCCACCGGCCAGTGTTAG